The Patescibacteria group bacterium DNA window TGCACCGGTGGCACCTGGACTTCTCATGGAAGAATTCGTCCGCGAGTTCGGGGACGTTCGGGTAGCTATTGGACGCCTCGAGTCGTTCACGTCCGAGTTCGGAGCCGATTTCTATAGGCTTGAACGAAATACCGGTAAGATCTGGTTGAAAAACGAGCCATGGGTGGTGCCCATGAACTATCACGGCATCACGCCGATGTGTCCTGGTCGGACGGTTGGCTGGCAGTTGGCGGCGTAGGTTGCGAGGCGAATGGTCGGTGCTGCAAAAGGGGATGCAGCACCGACCAAAAGACTTGAAATTCTTTTTTAATTTTTTTGTAGTAATATAGAAGTGTACAAATTGGGCATATGCCCAATTTATTTAATAGGATTATTTATGAATAAGAAAATCTGGCTTGGTGTGGGGCTTGTTACTCTCGTGTTAGCAGGGGGTCTGGCAGTGGTAAAGCAACGGCAAATGGCATACCGAGGAGAAGATGCAGTTGCAACAGATGACGTTCGAGTGGGTAAACCTTTCGACGACGAAAACGAACCATTTGAAGTGTCTGATGAGGATGAAGAGCAAGGTGAGGATAGCGAAAAGGAGACAGGGGAAGGGTCTACCACGCCTGTTGACACCACTATTCCTCCAGACCAAGCATCTGCTCCGAAGGTTGCTGGCTACACTTTGACAGACGTAGCCACACACAGCACAAAGGAAAATTGCTGGTCAGCAGTTAATGGCAACGTGTACGACCTTACCAGTTGGGTTCCGAAGCACCCGGGTGGTGATGCTGCTATAGCGCAAATTTGTGGAAAAGATGGTTCCGCTTTATTCGCTGGTCAACATGGCGGCGCAGCAAAGCAGGCTTCAATTCTCGCAACATTTAAAATCGGCGTTCTTCAGTAAGTAACGGCGTAGTTATAAAACCATCCCGCCGTGTGTCGGGGTGGTTTTATTTTCTGAGTGGCAGCGGTAGAATCTATGTATGGATACAAAGCCAACAACGAACGCAACCGGCTTACCTTCGCGTGAACAAACGGAAGCAGCCGCCAAACGAGCTGCGGCCATGCCGCCAAAGCCCATAGCACCACCAGTTATTCTTCCTGTCGTTGTACCTGTTCCAGCAACACCGAAACCTACACTACTCAAGCGACTCATCACCATTGTTCAGTTTCGGAAACAGCAGCGGAAAGAGCGAATGGTACTATTGGCAGAAGAATTAAAATCGATAACAACCGAAGACGTTCGCCGACGTATTCGTATTACTAAAGTGACTGCTCGAAAATATCTTGAAGAGCTGGTACGAGAAGGTCGCCTAACGCG harbors:
- a CDS encoding DUF977 family protein, giving the protein MDTKPTTNATGLPSREQTEAAAKRAAAMPPKPIAPPVILPVVVPVPATPKPTLLKRLITIVQFRKQQRKERMVLLAEELKSITTEDVRRRIRITKVTARKYLEELVREGRLTRQGKKGSYTYYSVTVGNS
- a CDS encoding cytochrome b5 domain-containing protein, producing the protein MNKKIWLGVGLVTLVLAGGLAVVKQRQMAYRGEDAVATDDVRVGKPFDDENEPFEVSDEDEEQGEDSEKETGEGSTTPVDTTIPPDQASAPKVAGYTLTDVATHSTKENCWSAVNGNVYDLTSWVPKHPGGDAAIAQICGKDGSALFAGQHGGAAKQASILATFKIGVLQ